One segment of Labrus mixtus chromosome 10, fLabMix1.1, whole genome shotgun sequence DNA contains the following:
- the LOC132982542 gene encoding protocadherin beta-16-like: MVLEPSSVRTMRRQVLLFMLALCLGCVLGQVSYSIPEEMAKGSVVGNIAHDLGLDLKRLKSGKARVYTGGSLEYIGLNKERGVLLIQERIDREALCGETTPCALHFQLILENPMELFRVTVEIMDINDNTPRFTNAEKRFEISESAVVGSKFVLEKAIDSDIGQNGLQRYLLTPTDNFVLKPGNQADRSKRVEMVLQKPLDREKQEYISLLLTALDGGEPQMSGTMQVFVNVLDVNDNAPTFAKPLYRAKILENSPKSTSVTTVSASDKDIGSNGEISYLISPSEHDLTELFKIDSKTGEIIVVGELDYEKSKVYEMDVEVVDSGGLSDSSKVIVDVIDINDNKPDINLISKSDFILEDSPPNTVIAMLSVNDLDSENNGEVQCNIDADIPFKIQNTMNGFYTLVTEVTLDREVASQYNITVTCSDEGVPSLSSSVTFTLQISDVNDNAPVFERSSYEAYIVENNTPGLSVFTVKARDDDWNQNARVSYILEDSSFNGVPVSSYVSVSADSGVIHAVRSFDYEQIKDFQFRVKAQDGGSPPLSSNVTVKMVIQDQNDNPPQVLYPVQTGGSVVAEMVPRAADVGYLVTKVVAVDVDSGQNAWLSYKLQKATDRALFEVGLQNGEIRTIRQVNDKDAVKQRLTVIVEDNGQPSRSAAVIVNVAVADSFPEVLSEFTDFTHDKEYNDNLTFYLVLALAVVSFLFITCVVVIISVKIYRWRQSRTLFHSNLPVIPYYPPRYSDTLGTGTLQHVYNYEVCRTTDSRKSDCKFGRAGSQNVLIMDPSSTGTMQRIQSEKSILDEPDSPLEVRKLLKFKPFILCNSKS, translated from the coding sequence atggtgTTGGAACCGTCTTCAGTCAGAACAATGAGACGGCAAGTACTGTTGTTCATGTTGGCCCTATGTCTCGGCTGCGTGCTCGGCCAAGTCAGCTATTCAATTCCTGAGGAGATGGCTAAAGGCTCTGTAGTTGGTAATATAGCACATGATTTAGGTTTGGATCTAAAAAGGTTGAAATCGGGTAAAGCTCGTGTCTATACAGGAGGTAGCTTAGAATACATCGGGCTGAATAAAGAAAGAGGGGTCCTCCTTATTCAGGAGAGGATAGACAGAGAGGCTTTGTGCGGAGAGACGACGCCTTGTGCTTTACATTTCCAGTTAATTCTTGAAAATCCAATGGAATTGTTTCGTGTAACAGTGGAGATTATGGACATAAACGATAATACGCCCCGTTTTACAAATGCAGAGAAACGCTTTGAGATCAGCGAGTCTGCTGTGGTAGGATCGAAATTCGTTTTAGAGAAAGCTATTGATTCCGACATTGGGCAGAATGGACTACAGCGATATCTACTTACTCCGACTGATAACTTTGTATTAAAACCTGGAAACCAGGCAGACCGAAGTAAAAGGGTAGAGATGGTTCTACAGAAGCCTCTAGATCGAGAAAAGCAGGAATACATATCACTGTTGTTAACTGCTCTAGATGGAGGGGAGCCGCAGATGTCGGGGACAATGCAGGTATTTGTTAATGTATTAGATGTGAACGACAATGCCCCTACATTTGCAAAACCGTTATATAGAGCAAAAATACTAGAAAATTCACCGAAAAGCACCAGTGTAACGACTGTAAGTGCATCAGATAAAGACATTGGTTCTAATGGAGAAATATCATATCTGATATCTCCCAGTGAACATGATTTGACGGAGCTCTTCAAGATTGACTCAAAAACTGGTGAAATTATTGTAGTCGGTGAATTAGATTATGAAAAGTCTAAAGTGTATGAAATGGATGTTGAGGTTGTAGACAGCGGGGGACTCTCTGATTCAAGTAAAGTCATAGTCGATGTTATTGATATAAATGACAACAAACCTGACATCAATTTAATTTCTAAATCTGATTTCATATTAGAGGACTCTCCTCCAAACACTGTTATAGCTATGCTCAGTGTAAATGATCTAGATTCAGAAAATAACGGAGAAGTACAGTGTAATATAGATGCCGATATTCcgtttaaaatacaaaatacaatgaACGGATTTTATACTTTAGTGACTGAGGTCACCTTAGACAGAGAGGTCGCTTCACAATATAATATCACAGTGACGTGTTCTGATGAGGGAGTGccctctctctccagcagcGTCACTTTCACCTTACAGATCTCTGATGTGAATGACAACGCGCCTGTCTTTGAGAGGAGCTCATATGAGGCCTACATTgtagaaaacaacacaccagGCCTCTCTGTATTCACAGTAAAAGCCAGAGACGATGACTGGAACCAGAATGCCCGTGTTTCTTATATCCTGGAGGACTCCTCTTTTAACGGAGTACCAGTCTCCTCATATGTTTCAGTCAGTGCTGATAGTGGAGTCATCCATGCAGTGCGATCTTTTGACTACGAGCAGATCAAAGATTTCCAGTTCCGCGTCAAAGCGCAGGATGGAGGCTCCCCTCCACTCAGTAGCAACGTGACAGTCAAAATGGTGATCCAGGACCAGAACGATAACCCCCCTCAGGTCCTGTACCCAGTCCAGACTGGTGGGTCAGTGGTGGCTGAGATGGTGCCTCGTGCAGCAGATGTGGGCTACCTGGTGACTAAAGTGGTGGCTGTTGATGTGGACTCTGGACAGAATGCCTGGCTCTCgtataaactgcagaaagcCACAGACAGGGCGCTGTTTGAAGTGGGCTTACAGAATGGAGAAATCAGAACTATCCGCCAAGTGAATGATAAAGATGCTGTGAAACAAAGACTGACTGTTATAGTGGAGGACAACGGGCAGCCGTCTCGttcagctgcagtcattgttaaCGTGGCGGTGGCGGACAGCTTCCCTGAAGTGCTGTCTGAGTTCACTGACTTTACACACGACAAGGAGTACAATGACAACCTAACTTTTTACTTAGTGCTGGCTTTGGCTGTAgtgtccttcctcttcatcacgtgTGTAGTCGTTATTATATCAGTGAAAATCTACAGATGGAGACAGTCTCGCACCCTGTTCCACTCCAACCTCCCTGTGATTCCATATTATCCACCACGTTACTCAGACACTTTGGGCACAGGGACTCTCCAGCACGTGTACAATTACGAGGTGTGCAGGACGACTGACTCCAGAAAGAGTGACTGTAAGTTCGGCAGAGCTGGTAGTCAGAACGTGCTGATAATGGACCCCAGTTCTACAGGGACCATGCAGCGGATACAGAGTGAGAAGAGCATCCTGGATGAACCTGACTCTCCTCTAGAGGTTAGGAAACTGCTTAAATTTAAACCTTTTATACTATGCAATTCAAAGTCATGA
- the LOC132981964 gene encoding protocadherin beta-16-like, translating into MVLEPSSVRTMRRQVLLFMLALCLGCVLGQVSYSIPEEMAKGSVVGKIAHDLGLDLKRLKSGKARVYTGGSLEYIGLNKERGVLLIQERIDREALCGETTPCALHFQLILENPMELFRVTVEIMDINDNTPSFTNAEKRFEISESAVVGSKFVLEKAIDSDIGQNGLQRYLLTPTDNFVLKLENQGDGTKKVEMVLQKPLDREKQDYISLLLTALDGGEPQMSGTMQIFVNVLDANDNAPTFAKPLYRAKILENSPKSTSVTTVSASDKDIGLNGEISYLISTSKRVLTDLFKIDSKTGEIIVVGELDYEKAKSYQMDVEVVDSGGLSDSSKVIVDVIDINDNKPDINLISKSDFILEDSPPNTVIAMLSVNDLDSENNGEVECNINVDIPFKIQNTMNGFYSLVTEVALDREVASQFNITVTCSDEGVPSLSSSVTLTLQISDVNDNAPVFERSSYEAYIVENNTPGLSIFTVKARDADWNQNARVSYILEDSSFNGVPVSSYVSVSADSGVIHAVRSFDYEQIKDFHFRVKAQDGGSPPLSSNVTVKMVIQDQNDNPPQVLYPVQTGGSVVAEMVPRAADVGYLVTKVVAVDVDSGQNAWLSYKLQKATDRALFEVGLQNGEIRTIRQVNDKDAVKQRLTVIVEDNGQPSRSAAVIVNVAVADSFPEVLSEFTDFTHDKEYNDNLTFYLVLALAVVSFLFITCVVVIISVKIYRWRQSRTLFHSNLPVIPYYPPRYSDTLGTGTLQHVYNYEVCRTTDSRKSDCKFGRAGSQNVLIMDPSSTGTMQRIQSEKSILDEPDSPLEVGHM; encoded by the coding sequence atggtgTTGGAACCGTCTTCAGTCAGAACAATGAGACGGCAAGTATTGTTGTTCATGTTGGCCCTATGTCTCGGCTGCGTGCTCGGCCAAGTCAGCTATTCAATTCCTGAGGAGATGGCTAAAGGCTCTGTAGTTGGTAAAATAGCGCATGATTTAGGTTTGGATCTAAAAAGGTTGAAATCGGGTAAAGCTCGTGTCTATACAGGAGGTAGCTTAGAATACATCGGGCTGAATAAAGAGAGAGGGGTCCTCCTAATTCAGGAGAGGATAGACAGAGAGGCTTTGTGCGGAGAGACGACGCCTTGTGCTTTACATTTCCAGTTAATTCTTGAAAATCCAATGGAATTGTTTCGTGTAACAGTGGAGATTATGGACATAAACGATAATACGCCCAGTTTTACAAATGCAGAGAAACGCTTTGAGATCAGCGAGTCTGCTGTGGTAGGATCGAAATTCGTTTTAGAGAAAGCTATTGATTCCGACATTGGGCAGAATGGACTACAGCGATATCTACTTACTCCGACTGATAACTTTGTATTAAAACTCGAGAATCAAGGAGACGGAACTAAAAAGGTAGAGATGGTTCTACAGAAGCCTCTAGATCGAGAAAAGCAAGACTACATATCACTGTTATTAACTGCTCTAGATGGAGGGGAGCCGCAGATGTCGGGGacaatgcagatatttgttaatGTATTAGATGCAAACGACAATGCCCCTACATTTGCAAAACCGTTATATAGAGCAAAAATACTAGAAAATTCACCGAAAAGCACCAGTGTAACGACGGTAAGTGCATCAGATAAAGACATTGGCTTGAATGGAGAAATATCATATCTGATATCTACGAGCAAACGTGTTTTAACTGACCTTTTTAAGATTGACTCAAAAACTGGTGAAATTATTGTAGTCGGTGAATTAGATTATGAAAAGGCAAAATCTTATCAAATGGATGTTGAAGTTGTAGACAGTGGGGGACTCTCTGATTCAAGTAAAGTCATAGTCGATGTTATTGATATAAATGACAACAAACCTGACATCAATTTGATTTCTAAATCTGATTTCATATTAGAGGACTCTCCTCCAAACACTGTTATAGCTATGCTCAGTGTAAATGATCTAGATTCAGAAAATAATGGAGAAGTAGAGTGTAATATAAATGTCGATATTCcgtttaaaatacaaaatacaatgaACGGATTTTATAGTTTAGTTACAGAGGTAGCCTTGGACAGAGAGGTCGCTTCTCAATTTAATATCACAGTGACGTGTTCTGATGAGGGAGTGccctctctctccagcagcGTCACTCTCACCTTACAGATCTCTGATGTGAATGACAACGCACCTGTCTTTGAGAGGAGCTCATATGAGGCCTACATTgtagaaaacaacacaccagGCCTCTCTATATTCACAGTGAAAGCCAGAGACGCTGACTGGAACCAGAATGCCCGTGTTTCTTACATCCTGGAGGACTCCTCTTTTAACGGAGTGCCAGTCTCCTCATATGTTTCAGTCAGTGCTGATAGTGGAGTTATCCATGCAGTTCGCTCTTTTGACTACGAGCAGATCAAAGACTTCCACTTCCGCGTCAAAGCGCAGGATGGAGGCTCCCCTCCACTCAGTAGCAACGTGACAGTCAAAATGGTGATCCAGGACCAGAACGATAACCCCCCTCAGGTCCTGTACCCAGTCCAGACTGGTGGATCAGTGGTGGCTGAGATGGTGCCTCGTGCAGCTGATGTGGGCTACCTGGTGACTAAAGTGGTGGCTGTTGATGTGGACTCTGGACAGAATGCCTGGCTCTCATATAAACTGCAGAAAGCCACAGACAGGGCGCTGTTTGAAGTGGGCTTACAGAATGGAGAAATCAGAACTATTCGTCAAGTGAATGATAAAGATGCTGTGAAACAAAGACTGACTGTTATAGTGGAGGACAACGGGCAGCCATCTCGttcagctgcagtcattgttaaCGTGGCGGTGGCGGACAGCTTCCCTGAAGTGCTGTCTGAGTTCACTGACTTTACACACGACAAAGAGTACAATGACAACCTGACTTTTTACTTAGTGCTGGCTTTGGCTGTAgtgtccttcctcttcatcacgtgTGTAGTGGTTATTATATCAGTGAAAATCTACAGATGGAGACAGTCTCGCACCCTGTTTCACTCCAACCTCCCTGTGATTCCATATTATCCACCACGTTACTCAGACACTTTGGGCACAGGGACTCTCCAGCACGTGTACAATTACGAGGTGTGCAGGACGACTGACTCCAGAAAGAGTGACTGTAAGTTCGGCAGAGCTGGTAGTCAGAACGTGTTGATAATGGACCCCAGTTCTACAGGGACCATGCAGCGGATACAGAGTGAGAAGAGCATCCTGGATGAACCAGACTCTCCTCTAGAGGTTGGTCATATGTGA